In Limisalsivibrio acetivorans, one genomic interval encodes:
- the gltX gene encoding glutamate--tRNA ligase, whose translation MSVRVRFAPSPTGHLHVGNARTALFNYLFARNQGGAFILRVEDTDIERSSLESEELIYEDMRWLMMDWDEGPRKGGDYGPYRQTERLELYNEYAQKLIDKGQAYRCFCSKDELEKDREKARIEGRAYKYNGKCRNLSDDEINQNLNDGREFSVRFRVDVDEVPVADAVKGDIEFSTDPIGDFIIVRPGGVPVYNFVVVIDDALMKISHVIRGDDHLSNTPKQALIFDALGFKRPVFAHIPMILGPDKSKLSKRHGNTSVEQFRKQGYLPEAIFNFLALLSWSDEEEREMLDAEELIKVFTLNRVSTSAAVFDFDKLRWMNGNYIRSKSSEELAEIVKPFVQDVLPEGFAEKNPERYERMVYSIHDKFDILSEAADQLKVYFEFQEPDEAAKEILELETTPAVLEAFKTKSLELGEYIPVDMFKPIPKAIQKETGAKGKALFMAIRVGLSGSSKGPELDKLATLLPVEELVRRIDKTLEMITK comes from the coding sequence GCGTTCCAGCCTTGAGAGTGAGGAGCTTATCTACGAGGATATGCGCTGGCTCATGATGGACTGGGACGAAGGTCCCCGCAAAGGGGGGGATTACGGCCCATACCGCCAGACCGAGCGGCTTGAGCTCTATAACGAGTACGCACAGAAGCTTATCGATAAGGGGCAGGCATACCGCTGCTTCTGCTCGAAGGATGAGCTTGAGAAGGATCGCGAGAAGGCCCGCATCGAAGGCAGAGCCTATAAATATAACGGAAAATGCAGAAACCTCAGCGATGATGAGATAAATCAAAACCTCAATGATGGCAGAGAGTTCTCCGTCCGATTCCGTGTGGATGTGGATGAGGTTCCCGTGGCGGATGCCGTTAAGGGTGATATCGAATTCAGCACCGACCCCATCGGCGACTTTATCATTGTCCGCCCCGGAGGGGTTCCCGTTTACAACTTCGTTGTTGTTATTGACGATGCGCTCATGAAGATAAGCCACGTTATCAGGGGTGATGACCACCTGAGCAATACCCCCAAGCAGGCACTCATCTTCGATGCCCTCGGCTTTAAAAGACCCGTATTTGCCCATATACCGATGATCCTCGGCCCCGATAAATCGAAGCTGAGCAAGCGTCATGGCAACACAAGCGTGGAGCAGTTCCGCAAACAGGGTTACCTCCCCGAGGCCATATTCAACTTCCTTGCCCTGCTCAGCTGGTCCGATGAGGAGGAGCGTGAGATGCTCGATGCAGAGGAGCTGATAAAGGTCTTTACCCTGAACCGTGTCTCCACCTCGGCAGCGGTTTTCGATTTTGACAAGCTGCGCTGGATGAACGGGAACTATATCCGCTCCAAGAGTAGTGAGGAGCTGGCGGAGATAGTGAAGCCCTTCGTGCAGGATGTCCTCCCCGAAGGTTTTGCGGAGAAGAATCCCGAACGCTATGAGAGGATGGTCTACTCCATACACGACAAGTTCGATATCCTCAGCGAAGCCGCAGATCAGCTGAAGGTATATTTCGAATTTCAGGAACCGGACGAAGCGGCGAAGGAGATCCTCGAGCTTGAAACAACCCCGGCGGTTCTTGAGGCATTCAAAACAAAGTCGCTTGAGTTGGGTGAATACATACCTGTGGATATGTTCAAGCCGATCCCCAAGGCCATCCAGAAGGAGACCGGCGCTAAGGGCAAGGCACTATTCATGGCGATACGTGTGGGGCTCTCCGGTTCCAGCAAGGGGCCTGAGCTTGATAAACTTGCAACACTTCTCCCCGTGGAGGAGCTTGTTCGAAGAATAGATAAAACACTGGAAATGATAACTAAATGA
- the der gene encoding ribosome biogenesis GTPase Der, translated as MKTIGIIGRPNVGKSTLFNRLAGRRIAIVDDMPGVTRDRIEFTVEWMGRHFRLVDTAGFDLKEEIVKKEMQRQFRNSLEEADLLILMVDARDGLHPLDEIVCDMLREEGKNFFVVANKVDSDSLENAAYEFFSLGVEHVYNISATHGRNIDQLLDVIIEYLPEDDGVEPDYKDRIKILVTGRPNVGKSSMVNCWLGEERVIVTNIPGTTRDAIDTVFDYEGGRYVLIDTAGIRRKSVMFKDKIEKYGYFRWEDAVERSDIAVCIMDAVEGITERDVKVIADAWEAGRPVVLVLNKWDAVQNRDEAAKKIRSDLDFKLQFLSDSPVIYASAVSGKNSFKIFEAVQGLYADYTKRIKTSELNELLQEAQERHQPPVIRNRRLKFFYMTQVASAPPQFVIFVNYPEAVHFSYQRFIINLIKERYGFKGIPIRLYLRKRGDKKED; from the coding sequence ATGAAAACTATTGGAATCATCGGACGCCCCAATGTGGGCAAGTCCACCCTTTTTAACAGGCTCGCCGGAAGGCGCATAGCCATTGTAGACGACATGCCCGGAGTAACCAGAGACCGGATAGAATTCACCGTTGAGTGGATGGGCAGACACTTCCGCCTTGTGGACACAGCCGGTTTCGACCTGAAAGAGGAGATCGTCAAGAAGGAGATGCAGAGACAGTTCCGCAACTCCCTTGAAGAGGCGGACCTTCTCATACTGATGGTGGATGCCCGTGACGGCCTTCACCCCCTCGATGAGATCGTATGCGACATGCTACGCGAGGAGGGGAAAAACTTCTTCGTCGTGGCGAACAAGGTGGACAGCGACAGCCTTGAAAACGCCGCATATGAGTTCTTCTCCCTCGGTGTTGAACATGTATATAACATCAGCGCCACCCACGGCCGGAATATCGACCAGCTTCTCGATGTAATAATCGAGTACCTCCCCGAGGATGACGGCGTTGAACCGGACTACAAGGACCGCATCAAGATTCTCGTAACCGGAAGGCCGAACGTGGGTAAATCGAGCATGGTGAACTGCTGGCTCGGTGAGGAGCGTGTTATTGTAACAAACATACCCGGAACAACCCGGGATGCCATAGATACCGTGTTCGATTACGAAGGTGGGCGCTATGTCCTCATAGATACCGCCGGAATCCGACGCAAATCCGTAATGTTCAAGGATAAGATCGAGAAATACGGCTACTTCCGCTGGGAGGATGCCGTTGAGCGTTCGGACATTGCTGTATGCATAATGGATGCAGTTGAGGGTATAACCGAGCGTGATGTGAAGGTTATCGCCGATGCATGGGAGGCGGGCAGGCCCGTTGTTCTCGTGCTTAATAAGTGGGATGCGGTACAGAACAGGGATGAGGCTGCGAAGAAGATCCGTAGTGATCTCGACTTCAAGCTCCAGTTCCTCAGCGATTCCCCTGTGATATACGCTTCGGCCGTTTCCGGGAAGAACTCTTTTAAGATCTTCGAGGCTGTGCAGGGGCTCTATGCGGACTACACGAAGCGGATCAAGACGTCGGAGCTTAACGAACTCCTCCAGGAGGCGCAGGAGAGGCATCAGCCGCCGGTTATCAGGAACCGAAGGCTCAAGTTTTTCTATATGACACAGGTTGCCTCCGCACCCCCTCAGTTCGTTATATTTGTGAACTACCCCGAGGCGGTACACTTTTCCTACCAGAGGTTTATCATAAACCTCATAAAGGAGCGCTACGGCTTTAAGGGAATCCCCATAAGGCTTTACCTGAGAAAAAGAGGGGATAAGAAGGAAGATTAG